The sequence TGCCACTTGGGCACCACCCGCAGGGTACGGTTGGCATGCTGCCGAAAGGCACTGGCCTGGCGCCGGGCAGCTGCCAACGTCTCGTGATTGGCCGTGGCGCCATCGATCACCATGATCACCTCGACGTGGCCGGGATAATCCTGGTGCAACAAGGATTCGGCGCTGGCAGTCACCCCTTCGCCCTCGGAATAGCACAGCACCAGGCAGCTGACGGTGGGATAGCGCTCAGGCATGACCCTGTCATCATGGGCGCTGCCCCAGCCGCGATCGCGCAGATGGCCGACCATGCCAGTAATCACGATGGCGGCCAGCGGCAATTCGAAGAGAATCAACAAGGGCAGGATGGATACCGCCACCCACGGCGAGTGCAGCATCGAGCCACTGACCCAGTGCATTTCCATCAATACCTGCGAGACAAAGATATCCAGCTCTCTCATGCCTCGGCCTCGGATGGCATCTTGCCACTCGGTTGACCAGACGCCTGATCGTTCAGCAATTGCGCCAGCCAGTATGGCGCCTTGCCTGAGCAGCGCTCGCTGGGTAGCTCATGCATCTCGAGCGCGATATCCAGCCCCGCGTCGTCCTCTGCCAGGTCGGTCAGTGACTTGATGCGGCGCGCGATATCCGCAAAATGTTCGCGGGGGGTATGGGGCAGCAGGAAGAGCCAATGGCCGGCATCGTATTCACAGACCAGGTCGGTATCTCGCAGCAGGCTCGTCAGACGCTGGGCCATGGCGCTCAATGACGCTGCCGGCGATGAAGCCGGCAGCGGAGACGCCACCGAGCGAGAAGAAAGGGCACCGGAGGACATCACCATCAGCAGATGGCGGTGGGCATGACGACGGGCGAGAGGCACCAGCAGGTCCAGCATGTGATGCAGCTCGGCGCGTGAGACCTGCTGTCCCGCCATCTGCTCGGGCATGCCTTCCTTGCGCGGCAAGGCGACGACGCGACGCCCGGCCTCGCTGAGCGCCAGCGAGGCTACACGTTGCTGGATCAGCTCTCCGGGCTGCTGCAACTGGCCGCAATCCATGCACTGGACTTCCACCTCGCCTTCTACCAGCCATAGATCACATTTCCCGCAGGCCAGCGATTCCAGCGGTCGATCATAGTCGACCCCGATATGCCGCAGCCGGACATGACATGTCGGACAGACGAGTCGTTCGTCATGCGTGAAGTGATCCAGACGATCCACATGACCGCAGGTGAAACAGTGCAGCCCATCGAGCGCCACGAGATCCAGATGGCGGCAACGCGGGCAGACATCGATGTAGTTGAGGTGCACGCTGCGACACTGTCGGCAATGACGCGTACGTGTCATGAGCGTCACCTCGCGGGTCCAGCCACGCTGAACGAAAAGTGCAAGCAGATCATGCTGCTCGCTGGCAGTCATGCCCCATGCACTCAACAGAGGCCATTCACACCCGGCCATCAGTGCAGGTGACAGGGAGACCTGAAGGACATGGTCGGGGTAGAGGCGCCACCAACGCAGCAGCCGCTCGGCGCTCGCCGACAGCCCAGCCTCGTGTTGTTCAGCTGATGCCGAAGCCTCCAGGCGCTTCTCCACATCTGACAGGTCAAGCAGACGGCTGCCCGGCCATTGATTGGCCAGTGCCTCGATGGAAGAAGAGCTTGTCCCCGACACGATCACGGGCATCAGCGCACCTGGCACCGTGGCTCGGATATCGCTCAGCAGGCGCTCGGCCTCCTGCAGCGTCAGATTACCCGCCGGCTGAACCGCCAGATGGATGGCATCACACTGGCTGCCCGCAGAAACGTCAGTCGCAGGAAATCCAGTCGCATCGGCGTGCGAAGCGAGATATGGCGCTCGCTCCGCGAGCATCGCCAGCAGGTCCTGTGTCTCGACTGCCCACTCTTTCTCTTCGACCTGAAAATGCCCATCACTTGAGTGCTCACTACTTGCAGCCGCAGGACGGCCAACAACGGCTATGTACATCAGAAAATCCCGTGAGGTCAGTCTTCGCCCCACCACGCGCCCCCATACTTCAGCATGAGATATCACGGATGAAACACTGGTGCAGAATCAACCTCATGGGACTGACACCATGAAACGGAGTTCATGGCGAATTGCCAACCTCGGCCTTTTGAGCAGTGGCCTCATACCCTCATGTCGTCAAACACACATCCATCTAATGACAATGACTGAGAAAACTGACACAAAAGCTTGACTTAAATTGCATTTGACCTGATGGACTATTGAATCTCTCCTCGTTGAACCTCGCCCTCCGTCAATAGCCGCCAATGTACGGCCTCCCAGTCATTCCCTTGGCATGCGCGTCCTGACGATAGCGGCCTGCTCGACGTCTCCACTGGCAACCAGATGACCGTCAGGCATTTCCCGCAACCAAAAAAGCCGGCACCTGAGACAGGTACCGGCTTCATCGTCACGACCTCAGGTCGATGACAGACTCATGCGCTGAGCAAGCGGGGCTCAGGCGAAGACGATGGTCTTGTTGCCGTGGATCAGCACACGATCCTGCAGGTGCCAGCGCAGGCCGCGGGCCAGCACCTTCTGCTCGACATCACGACCGATGCGCACCAGTTCCTCGGCGGTATGGCAGTGTGTGACGCGATGGATGTCCTGCTCGATGATCGGGCCGGCATCCAGTTCTTCGGTCACGTAATGGCAGGTCGCCCCGATCAGCTTGACCCCGCGCCCGAAGGCCTGGTGATACGGCTTGGCACCCACGAAGGAAGGCAGGAAGCTGTGGTGGATGTTGATCAGGCGACCGGCATAGCGTTCACACAGGCTCGGTGGAATGATCTGCATGTAGCGCGCCAGCACGATGCAATCGGCCCGGGATTCTTCCACCAGACGCTCGACTTCGGCAAAGGCCGGAGCCTTGTCATTCTTGTCGACCGGCACGTGATGGAACGGAATGCCGTGCCATTCCACCAGCGAGCGCATGTCATCGTGATTGGAAATGACGCAGGGAATCTCGCAATCCAGATCACCGGAATGCCAGCGATGCAGCAGGTCCACCAGACAATGGGAGTCCTTGGAGACCATCAGCACGACACGCTTCTTGGCTGCGGTGTCATGCACGCGCCACTGCATGCCGAACTCTTCGCCGATCGGGGCGAAGCGCTTGCCGAGCTCAGCGGCGCTCAGGCCGATTGTTTCGGGGTTGATCTCATAGCGCATGAAGAAACGACCGGCGCCAAGATCAGAATGCTGATTGGCTTCGGTGATCCACCCGCCCTGCTCGGCGATGAAAGTGGAAACTCGGGCAACAATTCCGACCTGATCAGGGCAGGACACCACCAGGCGATAGGCGTGAGACATCGTAAGTTCAACCATTGTGATAGCGGGAATGATGTTCAGCCGGCGAAGCGCCGGCCTGCGCGAGGAATCATGACACCGCCCGTAAGCAGCCCCTCGGCAAAGGTGGACTATTGTAGCTGATCACGCGGCCTGAAACAGTGCTGTGCCCCGATTCTGTCCATATGGTCAATACGACATTGCGATCAGCGGCCATCACGCCGGCCCATCTCAAGGCATCACGCGGACGGCTGGGCCGCTCTCGAATCGACGCGACCGGACAACAGCGCCATTTGTGGCGCTTCGCGGGATTCCCGTATAGTTGAGCCACACTTTATAGATGGCATGACATCCATGTTGAAACCCCGCGTTCAAGTCCGTCAGAGACAACGTCCGCCGCTGCACCTGCTACCGCTGGGTGGCTGCGGCGAGATCGGCATGAATCTGACGCTGTATGGTTATCAGGATCACTGGATTGCCGTGGATTGCGGCATGATGATTCGCCAGGACCTGCCGGAAGGTCCGTTGCAGGTACCGGATATCGAGTCACTGGCAAGCCTGGGCATCAGCCCGCAGATGCTGGTGATCACCCATGGCCACGAAGACCACATCGGCGCAGTCGCCTGGCTGTGGCCGAAGTGGCGCTGCCCGATCATTGCCACGCCCTTGGCGGCTGGCCTGCTGCGCGCCAAGTTTGCCGAGCGCGAGCTGGAAACCTCCAGCCTGCAGATCATCGAGGTGGATGAAGGCTTCGAATCCGGCCCCTTCGCGCTGCGACTGTTGCCGCTGACCCACTCGATTCCGGAAAGCTGCTCATTGCTGATCGTCACGCCGGAATATCGCGTGATGCATACCGGCGACTGGAAGCTGGATCCGGAGCCCTTGATCGGCAAGCCTACCGATCCGGAGCGCTATCAGGCACTGGCGCCGGTCGATCTGGTCGTCGGCGACTCCACCAATGCGCCACTGGCAGGCCATTCGCGTAGTGAAGGCGAGGTTGCGCGCGCACTGGAGAAGACGCTGTCCGGCTGTCGCGGTCGCGTCGTCGTGACCTGCTTTGCCAGCAATCTGGCCCGCATACTGGCACTGGGGCGCGCCGCCGCACGCAATGGTCGTCGCATCACGCTGCTGGGTCGCTCGATGGAGCGCATGGTGCGCGTCGCCCGCGGTCTCGGCTATCTGGAGGACTTCCCGCCACTGGTACCGGTGAAGGACCTGGGCTATCTGCCCCCGGAAGAGGTCATGGTGATCGCCACCGGCAGTCAGGGCGAGCCGCGCGCCGCACTGTCACGCCTGGCCAATTCCCGGCATCCGGACTTCGAACTGGCTGCCGGCGACACCGTGATCTTCTCTTCCAAGGCGATTCCCGGCAATGAGCTGGCCATCGGCAAGCTGCACAATGCCCTGACACGACTCGGCGTCGGCATCATGGAAGAGAAGCAGTTCCCGGAGCTGCACGCCTCCGGCCACCCGGCACAGGAAGAATTGCGCACCTTCTATGGTTGGCTCAAGCCGGTACGTCTGCTGCCGGTGCATGGCGAATATCGCCACCAGCTCGCTCACACCCAGGTGGCACAGTCCCTGGGCATCGAGGCACCGCTGATTCCCGTCAATGGTGACGTGATTCGCCTCGATGCTCAGGGGCTGTCGGTGGAGAGACGCCTGACACTGCACGAACGCATCATCGAGCATGACAAGGTGCGTCCGCTGGACTCCATGGACCGCCGTGCCCGCGCGCGTCTCGGCCGGCATGGCAGCGTCTCGCTGGCGTTGCCCGTCACGCTGCAGGAAGCCGGCTGGGTTCGCATCGGCCGCTTGATGCTGGATATCAGCGGCACCTCAAGCCTGGATGAAGACAGCTTCGCCGAGTGGCTGGATGACACCCTCGCAGGCCTGGATGCCAGCAATGAACGTGAACTCAAGCAGCAACTCGATGGTCGCATCAATCGTTGGCTGCGCAACCACCTGCGCCATGAGCCGGTGCTCTTCCTGCATATCATGACCATGAATCAGGAGTGAGTATCGCGCCATCATTGAAGTGATGGCCGCCTTGAGCTCACTGCCCTGCACAAAGCAGCGCATGAAAAAGCCCGCCCGGGAAATACCGGGCGGGCTTTTCTGCTGCTGGGAGGCGCTCAGGGACTGGTGATGGCGAGATTGCCAACTTGCCGACTGGAAATCTCGTTCTCAAGCGCTTCAGCCACCTCCATGGCGTCAGGCCGAAGGTCTCAAACGGACTTGTTCTTCGGCGGACGGCCACGACGCTTGGGCTGATCACTGACCAGATCATCCACGGAAAGGCCTGCTTCGATCATCGCATCACGAATCTCGGCAAGCTTGCGCTCCTTGGCGATTTCTTCCTCGCGGCGCTGCTCGTCTTCTTCGGCTTTCTGCTCGATCACCTCATTGATGACCTCGGAGAGCTTGTGCAGTTGTTCCATGGACAGCTGACGCGCTGCTGCACGAGCAACATTCTTGTTACGGGCGATCTTTTCGAGAGAATCGGCTGTCATTTCGCTACCTCCACCATATGCACTGAGCTGGAATCCCTGCGAGTCATCGCATTGGATGTGATAATGCAGCAAAGTATAAGCGCTAAATATGAACTAACAAGCCTTGTCAAAAGCAAGGCAGTGTTTCCATAGGATAGACCAACAAAAACCCCGCTTGATAGCGGGGTTCTTGAGAGCGCCTGTGAGTTATCCGGGAAGGCTCGATCAACATGAGCGCCACGACTGATGACGAAAAAGGACTCAGCCTCCCGTCATGTTCATGAAGCGAACGATCTGGACATCACCGTCCGTCGTGAAGTGATGACGCTCGGGCTTGAGATGCATGGCATCGATGATCGCGGCCTTGAGCGGCTCGATATCCCCCGGGTAGCGACGCATGATGTCCCGCAGGTCAAGCGAGTGCTCATTGCCAAGACACAGCAACAGACGCCCCTCTACCGTGACGCGAACGCGGTTGCAGGTCGAGCAGAAGTTATGACTGTGTGGTGAGATGAATCCCACCCGTGATTCGCTGTCCGCCATGCGGAAATAGCGTGCCGGCCCCAGGCTGTCTTCAAGCGTGGGAATCAGCGGATAACGGGTCTCGATGCGCGCCTGGACATCATCACTGGAGCAGAAGGTCTCGTCACGACCGTGATCCGAGACCTGGCCCAGCGGCATCTCCTCGATGAAGCTGATGTCCAACCCTTCCTGACGCGCAAATTCGACCAGCGGCACCACTTCGTGATCATTGCGCCCTTTCAGCACCACCGCATTGAGCTTGATGCGGAAGCCTTCCTCGCGCGCAGCGCGGATACCGGCGATCACCTTGTTCAGGTCGCCGGTACGCGTCAGCGCCTTGAAGCGCTCCGGGTCCAGAGAATCAAGGCTGATATTCAGCCGTGACATGCCGGCGGCCTTCAACTGCGCGGCGTGCCTGGCAAGGCCCGCGCCGTTGGTGGTCATCGAGAAGTCCTTGAGCCCCTCGAGCGCGCCGATTTCATCGACCAGCTTGCCGATATCACGCCGCACCAGCGGTTCTCCTCCGGTCAGGCGAATCTTCTCGACCCCCAATTCCACGAAGGCGCGCGCCAGCAACGCGATCTCTTCGAGGCTCAACACCTCGTCGCGCGGCAGAAAGGTCATCTCTTCGCTCATGCAATAGACGCAGCGAAAGTCACAGCGGTCCGTCACTGACAGGCGAACATAGCGGATGCGACGACCGAAGTCATCGACCAGGGTTTCCATCATGACTCTCCCGAAAACTTGGGTGTTGCCAGCGCAGATTGTCGATCTTCGCGGCTGGCCTCGGCCAATGAGTCATCAGCCTTGCGTTGCTCGGCAAAGGGGGTTGCCGCTCCACCCTCTGCCGTCACCGCGGACTCGGGATGCCAGCGCTCGAGTGCCTCGCGATCACTCGAGCGTTCTCGCACCCAATAATCTCCTGTGGCGGTGTGCTCCTTTTTCCAGAAAGGCGCTCGCGACTTGAGGTGGTCCATCAGGAAGTCACAGCCCGCAAAGGCAGCCTGACGATGTGCACTGGCGACCAGCACCAGCACGATATTGTCGCCGGGCTCGAGCCGTCCGACACGATGAATGATACGCACCCCGGTGAGCGGGAAGCGCTCGCGCGCCTCTGTGATCAAGCGTTCGAGGCTGCGCTCCGTCATGCCGGGATAGTGTTCCAGCGTCAGCGCGACGACATCCGGACGCTGATTGAAATCACGCACCAGCCCCGTGAAGGACACCACGGCACCGATGTCGCCGCGCCCACGCGTCAGGGCATCCTGCTCGACACGCAGATCAAAATCGCTGGCCTGAATGTTGACCGAAAAGGCCTGCGTGGCTTCGTTTGCGACCTGGGTCATGTCAGCCCCCCGTCACCGGTGGGAAGAAGGCGACTTCATCACCGGCATTCAGCGGGTGGTCATCGCGCACCATGTCCTGATTGACAGCGCATAGCACGCGGGTGTCATTGAGCGCTTCAAGCTGCGGGTCACGCAGCGCCAGGGTGCGCTTGAGGCCCCCGACCGTCGCCTCCGACAGCGTCGTCAGGTTCAGCGCCAGGCTGTCGAGATCCAGCCGCTCCCGCAGTTCCGCCAGGAAGAGGACCCGCACGGTGGCATCATCGCGTGCCGCCGAAGCGGCCTGTCCCGCTGTCACTGTCACCTCGTTGGGCTCAGCTGTTGCAGCACGGCTTGATTCGGTCCGGCTTGATTCAGCACGGCTTGGCTCAGCGGGCGTCTGCTCGACAGCGGCAGCCTCCTCCGGACGCTGCCAGTCACCACTCTTGCCGCCGGTCTTGGTCTCGAGCTGGATATCGCCGATCACGATACCCTTGTCGACCGCCTTGCACATGTCATAGAGCGTCAAGGCCGCCACCGAGGCCGCCGTCAGTGCCTCCATCTCGACACCGGTACGCCCATTGAGGCGACACAGCACCTGAATTTCCACGCAGCTGTTGGCGCTGTCCAGCGTGAAGTCGACCGTCACCTTGGAGAGCATCAAGGCATGACAGAGCGGAATCAGCTCATGAGTACGCTTGGCCGCCTGGATACCGGCAATACGCGCCGTCGCCAGCACATCCCCTTTGGGCAGGCCACCTTCGGCGAGCAGGGCGAGCGTGGCAGGCAGCATGCTGATGCGTGCGCTGGCTCGCGCCTCGCGGCGGGTTTCCTGCTTGTCCGCAACATCCACCATATGGGCTTCGCCGCGTGCATTGAGATGAGTAAGGCTCATGAGCTGTCTCGTATCCGTATCGGGTGCGCCTGACTGGCGGCAATCTCAGAAATACCAATGCCTGAAGAAGCAGGCAGGCAAGCCCTGATGAACAGGACTGGCCAAGAAATTAGCAGACTATCTTTTCATGAATCAGCTGGCGTGACTACTGCGTGGGCATCGCCTAGACGATGCCGCGACTGCCCAGCCACTGCACCATGACCGGCTCACCGGCGTGGAGCGTGGCGCAGCCGGCGGGAATCTCGATCAGGCATTCGGCCAGCAACATCGAGGTCAGAATACCCGAGCCCTGCCGCCCCGTGGTCATCACCACCTGACGCCCCTGGTCATCCAGCACGATCTGGCCGCGATGATAGTCGACACGCTCGGCACGTGAGCGCAGCGTCTCGCCGGCGATCAGCTGCAGGCGCGGGGCTTGCCACTGCGCCAGTGTCGTCGCCGAGACATTCGCCTCACCCTTCGCCAACCGCTGCTGTCCCGACAACAGGCGTAGCGCGGGTAGCACGAACTGCAGGAAGGTGACCATGGTCGCCACCGGATTGCCCGGCAAGCCGAAGAACGGCACCTGACCAGATGACGTCTCGGCGTCGGCGGGAGTGGCACGCAACATGCCGAACGCCAGCGGGCGCCCGGGTCGCATGGCGATGCGCCACAACGCGAGCTCACCACAGGCAGCGAGAGCGCTGCGCACATGATCGGCCTCGCCCACCGACACGCCGCCGGAGGTGATGACCATGTCGGCACGCGTCGCGGCATCCCGCAGGGCAGCACTCACGCTCGCCTCGTCATCGCTCAGGATACCGAGATCCAGCACCTCGATGCCCTGATCGCGCAGCAGCGCCACGAGGCTGAAGCGATTGGCGTCATAGATACCACCGACCGGCAGTGTCTCGCCGGGAGCCGTGACCTCGTCACCGGTGGAGAAGATCGCCACCGTCAGCGGCCGATAGACGGCGACCTCGGCGAGCCCGAGCGACGCCAGCACGCCCACGGCGGCAGGCGTCAGCCACTGGCCCGGCGCCATCACCCGGTCGCCGCGCGCGATGTCCTCTCCGGCCTGACGCACATTCTGGCCACGGCGAATGCTGGTCACGCCTTCGATCACCACCCGCTCGACTGCGTCGCCCTCAGCTCGGCCCTCGCCCTGCGTGGAGCGATACTCGAGCTGTTCCTGCATGACGACAGTGTCGGCGCCTGCGGGCAGGGCCGCACCGGTCGTGATGCGCATGGCCTCCCCCGCGGCGAGCGCTCGGCCTGTCCAGGGATGGCCCGCCAGCGAGCTGCCGATCACGCTCAGCTCGCAGTGATCGCTCAATCCGCCGCGATCGCTCAGGGGCTCGCCGCTCGCCGCGT comes from bacterium Scap17 and encodes:
- the purU gene encoding formyltetrahydrofolate deformylase, with product MSHAYRLVVSCPDQVGIVARVSTFIAEQGGWITEANQHSDLGAGRFFMRYEINPETIGLSAAELGKRFAPIGEEFGMQWRVHDTAAKKRVVLMVSKDSHCLVDLLHRWHSGDLDCEIPCVISNHDDMRSLVEWHGIPFHHVPVDKNDKAPAFAEVERLVEESRADCIVLARYMQIIPPSLCERYAGRLINIHHSFLPSFVGAKPYHQAFGRGVKLIGATCHYVTEELDAGPIIEQDIHRVTHCHTAEELVRIGRDVEQKVLARGLRWHLQDRVLIHGNKTIVFA
- a CDS encoding ribonuclease J codes for the protein MNLTLYGYQDHWIAVDCGMMIRQDLPEGPLQVPDIESLASLGISPQMLVITHGHEDHIGAVAWLWPKWRCPIIATPLAAGLLRAKFAERELETSSLQIIEVDEGFESGPFALRLLPLTHSIPESCSLLIVTPEYRVMHTGDWKLDPEPLIGKPTDPERYQALAPVDLVVGDSTNAPLAGHSRSEGEVARALEKTLSGCRGRVVVTCFASNLARILALGRAAARNGRRITLLGRSMERMVRVARGLGYLEDFPPLVPVKDLGYLPPEEVMVIATGSQGEPRAALSRLANSRHPDFELAAGDTVIFSSKAIPGNELAIGKLHNALTRLGVGIMEEKQFPELHASGHPAQEELRTFYGWLKPVRLLPVHGEYRHQLAHTQVAQSLGIEAPLIPVNGDVIRLDAQGLSVERRLTLHERIIEHDKVRPLDSMDRRARARLGRHGSVSLALPVTLQEAGWVRIGRLMLDISGTSSLDEDSFAEWLDDTLAGLDASNERELKQQLDGRINRWLRNHLRHEPVLFLHIMTMNQE
- the moaA gene encoding GTP 3',8-cyclase MoaA; translated protein: MMETLVDDFGRRIRYVRLSVTDRCDFRCVYCMSEEMTFLPRDEVLSLEEIALLARAFVELGVEKIRLTGGEPLVRRDIGKLVDEIGALEGLKDFSMTTNGAGLARHAAQLKAAGMSRLNISLDSLDPERFKALTRTGDLNKVIAGIRAAREEGFRIKLNAVVLKGRNDHEVVPLVEFARQEGLDISFIEEMPLGQVSDHGRDETFCSSDDVQARIETRYPLIPTLEDSLGPARYFRMADSESRVGFISPHSHNFCSTCNRVRVTVEGRLLLCLGNEHSLDLRDIMRRYPGDIEPLKAAIIDAMHLKPERHHFTTDGDVQIVRFMNMTGG
- a CDS encoding molybdenum cofactor biosynthesis protein MoaE, giving the protein MTQVANEATQAFSVNIQASDFDLRVEQDALTRGRGDIGAVVSFTGLVRDFNQRPDVVALTLEHYPGMTERSLERLITEARERFPLTGVRIIHRVGRLEPGDNIVLVLVASAHRQAAFAGCDFLMDHLKSRAPFWKKEHTATGDYWVRERSSDREALERWHPESAVTAEGGAATPFAEQRKADDSLAEASREDRQSALATPKFSGES
- the moaC gene encoding cyclic pyranopterin monophosphate synthase MoaC, with amino-acid sequence MSLTHLNARGEAHMVDVADKQETRREARASARISMLPATLALLAEGGLPKGDVLATARIAGIQAAKRTHELIPLCHALMLSKVTVDFTLDSANSCVEIQVLCRLNGRTGVEMEALTAASVAALTLYDMCKAVDKGIVIGDIQLETKTGGKSGDWQRPEEAAAVEQTPAEPSRAESSRTESSRAATAEPNEVTVTAGQAASAARDDATVRVLFLAELRERLDLDSLALNLTTLSEATVGGLKRTLALRDPQLEALNDTRVLCAVNQDMVRDDHPLNAGDEVAFFPPVTGG
- a CDS encoding molybdopterin molybdenumtransferase MoeA; its protein translation is MSLSCFDPRFGERMLSVDEALSVLGESLAGVMRTPRSERVALAQAPGRVLAETVISPLDVPAQTNAAMDGIALARASLPDAASGEPLSDRGGLSDHCELSVIGSSLAGHPWTGRALAAGEAMRITTGAALPAGADTVVMQEQLEYRSTQGEGRAEGDAVERVVIEGVTSIRRGQNVRQAGEDIARGDRVMAPGQWLTPAAVGVLASLGLAEVAVYRPLTVAIFSTGDEVTAPGETLPVGGIYDANRFSLVALLRDQGIEVLDLGILSDDEASVSAALRDAATRADMVITSGGVSVGEADHVRSALAACGELALWRIAMRPGRPLAFGMLRATPADAETSSGQVPFFGLPGNPVATMVTFLQFVLPALRLLSGQQRLAKGEANVSATTLAQWQAPRLQLIAGETLRSRAERVDYHRGQIVLDDQGRQVVMTTGRQGSGILTSMLLAECLIEIPAGCATLHAGEPVMVQWLGSRGIV